TTCTTGGAGAATAAGAGGAGCTTGTGGTCCAAACGGTACATCTTGGGCAACGATATTCTCACAGCCAACAACTTACACATTAGGTGGTGAGAGAGTAGCAGCAGAAGTAGTTTCTGGATTGGATGTATATCCAAACCCAACTAATGGAACGTTTAATATTTATTATTCATCCTCAGAAAATCAAATCTTTAATATCAAATTATTAAGTGTTGTTGGTGATGAAGTCTTTAGTGAAGAATTGACCGAATACAATGGAGAGTATACCAAAACAGTTGATATGAATGGTTTATCTAAAGGTGTTTACTTTTTAGAAATCTCAACAAAGTCTGGCAATATTTATCACAAAATCCTATTTCAATAATCGGGAATTAATATTCCTTTCTGTATGTTTGTGTCAATTGCCAAAGAAACATGCTGTTTAACTCTATAGAATTTGCCTTTTTCTTTCCCGTAGTCTTTAGTTTATACTGGCTGTGTAACAGGAATTTAAAACTACAAAATGGAGTGCTATTACTTTCCAGCTACTATTTCTATAGCTGTTGGGATTGGCGGTTTTTAAGTTTAATTATACTCAGTACAATCGTTGACTATTGCATTGGTCTTGGTCTAAAAAATGGAAGTCTATCTATCTCTATAAGAAAACTATTTCTGTGGATTAGTATTGGTATTAATATTGGACTACTTGGATTCTTTAAGTATTACAACTTTTTCATAGAGCAATTTACTGCCGCATTTACACTATTTGGAACATCATTTGAAGGAAGAACCATTAGTATTATTCTTCCTGTTGGCATTAGCTTTTATACCTTTCAAACCTTGAGTTACACCATAGATGTATATCGTAAAAAAATAGAACCAACTACAAATGTCTTAGCCTTCTCTGCTTTTGTCTCTTTCTTCCCTCAGCTTGTGGCAGGACCTATTGAGCGAGCATCTAACCTTCTGCCTCAATTCATTAAGAAAAAACAATTTGACTATACTTCCGCAGTAGATGGTATGCGTCAGATTCTTTGGGGCTTGTTTAAAAAAATGATAATTGCGGATAACTGTGCTGAAATAGCTAATACTATATTCTATTCTCCTGCTGATCATTCGGCTAGCACCTTAGTTTTAGGAGCTGTCTTTTTTGCCTTTCAAATTTATGGTGATTTTTCAGGCTACTCTGATATTGCTATTGGAACGGCAAGATTATTTGGTTTCAATCTGATGAAGAACTTTAGTTTTCCGTATTTCTCAAGAGATATTGCTGAGTTCTGGAGGAAATGGCATATTTCTCTTAGCACTTGGTTTAGAGACTATGTGTATATTCCTTTGGGCGGAAGTAAAACGTCTAAGGCTAAGCAAATCAGAAATGTATTCTTCGTGTTTATAATCAGTGGATTTTGGCACGGAGCAAACTGGACATTTATTATTTGGGGAGCTTTAAATGCTATGTTCTTTTTGCCATTGCTTCTTTCCAAAAAGAATCGAACACATTTAGATACGGTGGCTCAAGGTAAACTCTTTCCAAGCATGAGGGAACTTGTAACAATGACATCCACCTTTCTGCTGACTGTTATGGCGTGGGTGTTTTTCAGAGCAGAAAGTTTGAGTCATGCCGCAGAGTATTTTCAAAATATGTTTGAGTGGAGTCTCTTTACAATGCCTGTACTCACTTCAAAAGTTAGTATTTCAACTACGCTAATTCTATTACTCATTTTTGTGCTGATTGAATGGTTAGGGCGTGAAAGTGAATATGCCATAGAAAATATTGAACGCCTACTAAACCGTTTTCTACGTTGGTGTTTTTACGCTATTGTTATAGCTGCAATCATAGTCTTTACGCCAACAGAGCAAAATCCTTTTATCTATTTTCAGTTCTGATGAAGCATTTTCTTAAACATATCATTCTGTTTTCTGTTTTTGCAACGTTACCCATTGCCTTATTTTTGGGTCTAACAGCACATCTTAACCCCAACATTGTTTTCAAAAAACAAGGCGGGCATTTATATTCTAGAATTAATGAACTTACTAAATTTCCGAAGGTAGATGTCTTATTTATTGGCTCATCTCACGCCTACAGAGGTTTTGATACTCGAATTTTCAAACGTTATGGTATTAATAGTTTTAATCTAGGCTCAAGCAGTCAGTCCCCAACTCAAAGCTTGTATTTATTGAAAAAATACTTAGACGATATTGAATGTGAAAAAATTGTTTTTGAAGTTAGTCCACAGTCCCTCAGCTCAGATGGCATTGAATCGACTTTAGATATTATTTCAAACGATAATATGAATTGGCGAACTGTAAAAATGGGCCTAAAAGCTCAGCATATGAAAGTATTTAATACTTTACTTTATTCTGCTTACATACAATTACTAAATCTAGACGCAGACTTTTCTGAAGACAAAATAATTGGAAAAGACACCTATATTTCTGGTGGTTTTGTTGAGCGACAAAAGCAAGATTTTAAGAAATCGACGAGTGCTCCTTACAAAATTAATCAGAAGCAATTTAAGTGTTTTGAAAAGATTGTTAGCTTAACTGAAAACAGAGGAATAGAACTAATCTTGGTTCAAGCGCCTGTTACATCATTAGAGTATGGCATGTATGAAAACAGCACTTCTTTTGATAGTACAATGTCGGCCTATTCTGATTACTATAATTTTAATGAATTGATATCTCTAAACGATAGTGTACATTTCTACGATTCACATCACCTAAATCAAACTGGGGTGGAGGTGTTTAACAATCGATTGATTGAATTAATTCACTAAAAAAGGAATATTAGCAGTAGCTCCTTTTTCACCATCTTTAATAACTACAAACAAACGGTATTTTCCACTTTTCGATGGGGCTTTAATTTTGAAGTTGTTATCTGTAAAGACCTTTTCAAAAACAGCAGATGGAGCTTCTTCATAATCACCACCGGCTTTTGTATCTGTACTTTCTGGAACTACTTCAATGTGGTAAGTGAGCTTAT
The sequence above is drawn from the Flavobacteriales bacterium genome and encodes:
- a CDS encoding T9SS type A sorting domain-containing protein codes for the protein SWRIRGACGPNGTSWATIFSQPTTYTLGGERVAAEVVSGLDVYPNPTNGTFNIYYSSSENQIFNIKLLSVVGDEVFSEELTEYNGEYTKTVDMNGLSKGVYFLEISTKSGNIYHKILFQ
- a CDS encoding MBOAT family protein is translated as MLFNSIEFAFFFPVVFSLYWLCNRNLKLQNGVLLLSSYYFYSCWDWRFLSLIILSTIVDYCIGLGLKNGSLSISIRKLFLWISIGINIGLLGFFKYYNFFIEQFTAAFTLFGTSFEGRTISIILPVGISFYTFQTLSYTIDVYRKKIEPTTNVLAFSAFVSFFPQLVAGPIERASNLLPQFIKKKQFDYTSAVDGMRQILWGLFKKMIIADNCAEIANTIFYSPADHSASTLVLGAVFFAFQIYGDFSGYSDIAIGTARLFGFNLMKNFSFPYFSRDIAEFWRKWHISLSTWFRDYVYIPLGGSKTSKAKQIRNVFFVFIISGFWHGANWTFIIWGALNAMFFLPLLLSKKNRTHLDTVAQGKLFPSMRELVTMTSTFLLTVMAWVFFRAESLSHAAEYFQNMFEWSLFTMPVLTSKVSISTTLILLLIFVLIEWLGRESEYAIENIERLLNRFLRWCFYAIVIAAIIVFTPTEQNPFIYFQF